One region of Azoarcus sp. CIB genomic DNA includes:
- a CDS encoding MaoC family dehydratase encodes MTEQTRDFSEFLGYRYEDLKVGMSAATGRTVTDADILMFAGVSGDTNPAHLDDEYAKASMFGGRIAHGMLSASYISALFANKLPGPGCIYLSQTLKFKAPVKPGDTVVARVTLKELNTPKRRAIFDTVCTVGGKVVLEGEAEMMVPARD; translated from the coding sequence ATGACTGAACAAACCCGCGACTTTTCCGAGTTCCTCGGATACCGCTACGAGGATCTGAAGGTGGGCATGTCCGCCGCGACTGGCCGCACCGTGACGGATGCCGACATCCTGATGTTCGCAGGAGTTTCCGGCGACACGAATCCGGCCCATCTCGATGACGAATACGCCAAGGCCTCGATGTTCGGCGGCCGCATTGCCCACGGCATGCTGTCGGCGAGCTACATCTCCGCGCTGTTCGCGAACAAGCTGCCCGGGCCGGGCTGCATCTATCTGTCGCAGACGCTCAAGTTCAAGGCGCCGGTGAAGCCGGGTGATACGGTGGTGGCGCGTGTCACGCTGAAGGAGCTGAACACGCCGAAGCGGCGCGCGATCTTCGACACCGTGTGCACGGTGGGCGGCAAGGTAGTGCTGGAAGGCGAGGCGGAGATGATGGTTCCCGCGCGCGATTGA
- a CDS encoding transferase: MTLDQYSLLRYCALAATAGEEGRPYVVETDGMRALHFEALTVQSQMRLDDPDTLEIDYTRAMMGFLLFNPEPRDIVMIGLGGGSLAKYCLRTLPEVRFTAVEIDPDVIALRDAFGIPPDGERFRVVCADGADYVRRRVHAPDVLLVDGFDRGGQPERLSTAGFYDDCHTMLAIGGVMAVNLWSGDRRYGLYASRIRDSFEDRFVAIGAEHDSNRIAFACKGRGFPPRRRQLLERARMLATHHPIGIVSTAQRIQQRLERRAHYRPDLWEEDFRRTRDD, from the coding sequence ATGACGCTCGATCAGTACTCCCTGTTGCGGTACTGCGCTCTCGCGGCAACGGCAGGCGAGGAGGGGCGTCCGTATGTCGTCGAAACGGACGGAATGCGTGCGCTGCACTTCGAGGCCCTGACGGTGCAGAGCCAGATGCGGCTCGACGATCCCGACACCCTCGAGATCGACTACACGCGGGCGATGATGGGATTCCTGCTCTTCAATCCTGAGCCGCGCGACATCGTGATGATCGGACTCGGTGGCGGGTCGCTGGCGAAATACTGTCTGCGCACCTTGCCGGAGGTTCGGTTCACTGCCGTCGAGATCGATCCGGACGTGATCGCGCTGCGCGACGCTTTCGGCATCCCGCCGGACGGAGAGCGTTTTCGGGTGGTGTGTGCCGATGGTGCCGATTACGTGCGCCGGCGGGTGCATGCCCCGGATGTGCTGCTGGTCGACGGTTTCGATCGCGGCGGTCAGCCCGAGCGCCTGAGCACTGCGGGATTCTACGACGACTGCCACACGATGCTCGCCATTGGCGGGGTCATGGCGGTGAATCTGTGGTCCGGGGACCGGCGTTACGGGCTGTACGCGTCGCGCATCCGCGACAGCTTCGAGGACCGCTTCGTCGCGATCGGCGCCGAGCACGACAGCAACCGCATCGCTTTCGCCTGCAAGGGGCGCGGCTTTCCGCCGCGGCGCCGGCAACTGCTGGAACGTGCGCGAATGCTCGCCACGCATCACCCGATTGGGATAGTGTCGACAGCGCAACGCATCCAGCAGCGCCTCGAGCGCCGCGCGCACTATCGCCCCGACCTATGGGAAGAGGACTTCCGCCGCACGCGGGACGACTGA
- a CDS encoding polyprenyl synthetase family protein, which translates to MQAVDAVIRQRLHSDVVLIRQVAEYIIHSGGKRMRPALVLFAAGAMGYEGTHHHQLAAVVEFIHTATLLHDDVVDESELRRGNKTANAMFGNAASVLVGDFLYTRAFQMMVGVDNMRVMQVLADATNIIAEGEVLQLLNCHNADVEIEDYLRVIRYKTAKLFEAATRLGAILGGADEKTEAAIAAFGMHLGTAFQLIDDVLDYSSDEAATGKHLGDDLAEGKPTLPLIHTMQHGTPEQAALVRRAIETGGRDDFAAILVAIHESGALDETRRYARAEAKLATDALSVLSPSIFKEALLQLSDFAVGRDH; encoded by the coding sequence ATGCAGGCGGTCGATGCGGTCATTCGCCAGCGTCTCCATTCCGACGTCGTCCTGATCCGCCAGGTTGCGGAGTACATCATCCACAGCGGCGGCAAGCGCATGCGTCCGGCGCTGGTGCTGTTCGCAGCAGGTGCGATGGGGTACGAAGGGACGCACCATCACCAGTTGGCGGCAGTCGTGGAGTTCATCCACACGGCGACCCTGCTGCACGACGATGTCGTGGACGAATCGGAGCTGCGGCGCGGCAACAAGACCGCAAACGCGATGTTCGGCAATGCCGCGTCGGTGCTGGTCGGCGACTTCCTGTACACGCGCGCTTTCCAGATGATGGTCGGCGTCGACAACATGCGCGTGATGCAGGTGCTGGCCGATGCGACCAATATCATCGCCGAAGGCGAGGTGCTGCAGTTGCTCAACTGCCACAACGCCGACGTCGAGATCGAAGACTACCTGCGCGTCATCCGCTACAAGACGGCGAAGCTGTTCGAGGCCGCGACGCGCCTGGGCGCGATCCTCGGTGGTGCGGATGAAAAGACGGAAGCCGCGATTGCGGCTTTCGGCATGCACCTGGGAACGGCCTTCCAGCTCATCGACGACGTGCTGGACTACTCATCGGATGAAGCCGCGACCGGCAAGCACCTTGGCGACGACCTGGCCGAAGGCAAGCCGACGCTGCCGCTCATCCACACCATGCAGCACGGCACGCCGGAGCAGGCGGCGCTCGTGCGTCGGGCAATCGAAACGGGCGGGCGCGACGACTTCGCTGCAATCCTCGTCGCGATCCATGAATCCGGGGCGCTGGATGAGACGCGCCGTTACGCGCGCGCCGAGGCCAAGCTGGCGACCGATGCGCTTTCTGTACTTTCCCCTTCCATTTTCAAAGAAGCGCTGCTACAATTATCGGACTTTGCAGTTGGTCGAGATCACTGA
- the ugpQ gene encoding glycerophosphodiester phosphodiesterase, translating into MHRPEFPLPAVLAHRCGGALAPENTLAGLAATAANGCRGVEFDVMLSGSASPVLIHDETLERTTNGYGPVAHTSDDALFALDAGSWFDPRFAGEPVPCLDLAAARCQALGLAVNLEIKPSHGTDVETAERVVRRARTLWAAAPDAVLLSSFSERALEIAASLAPGLQRGLLVGAVPSDWLARCRRLRAAALHADHRHLDAGCVAAAREAGLWVVTYTVNDPGRADTLFQWGVDCVITDRPDIVRASRA; encoded by the coding sequence GTGCACCGCCCGGAGTTCCCGCTCCCCGCGGTGCTTGCGCATCGCTGCGGCGGAGCGCTCGCGCCTGAGAATACTCTGGCCGGGCTTGCCGCGACGGCTGCGAACGGCTGCCGCGGCGTCGAGTTCGACGTGATGCTCAGCGGCAGCGCTTCGCCGGTGCTGATCCACGACGAAACGCTCGAACGCACCACCAACGGTTACGGGCCGGTCGCGCACACCTCCGACGACGCCCTGTTCGCACTCGATGCGGGGTCCTGGTTCGATCCGCGCTTCGCGGGCGAACCCGTTCCCTGCCTGGATCTCGCCGCGGCCCGCTGCCAGGCGTTGGGGCTGGCGGTGAACCTCGAGATCAAGCCGTCGCACGGAACCGATGTCGAGACGGCGGAGCGCGTCGTGCGACGTGCGCGCACGCTGTGGGCCGCTGCGCCGGACGCGGTCCTGCTGTCCTCGTTTTCCGAACGCGCGCTTGAAATCGCGGCTTCGCTCGCGCCCGGCCTGCAACGGGGACTGCTGGTCGGGGCCGTGCCGTCCGACTGGCTCGCGCGCTGCCGCCGGCTGCGCGCTGCGGCCCTCCATGCCGATCACCGCCACCTCGATGCCGGCTGCGTCGCGGCGGCGCGCGAAGCCGGCCTGTGGGTGGTGACCTACACGGTCAACGATCCCGGGCGGGCCGACACGTTGTTCCAATGGGGCGTCGACTGCGTGATCACCGATCGCCCCGACATCGTCCGCGCCTCGCGCGCGTGA